A region of Patescibacteria group bacterium DNA encodes the following proteins:
- a CDS encoding phospholipid carrier-dependent glycosyltransferase, producing the protein MFLNYPSEVVFDEYHYGKFASAYLTRDPSFSGHPPLGEMMLAGAGWIFNIEPNCTFEEVGHPCSPYIFFALRFLPALFGVLSLMVFYAFIKILTKSKEIALIGGFLFVCENAILVQSRLILIDIFLIFFGILGLFLLLKAMDEKRIKIKWLFIILSGLSLGACLSVKWTGLGIIATAILLVMMKLSESKARLREWSKTGIVLGICVIFVYCLSFWVQFHITPNNNKVDNFWNQYGERFSPIQFRGDDFEQLSFPGKLARMNYIMFQSQESGDFSHPSSSRFYEWPFMETTITYWLEPTATTTADKPNVAAIGLVGNYVIWILSSIGMIMLVFSLLSKKIRDEFAISPFLIFFILFGYLFNLLPFILISRSTFLYHYFPSYVLTIVNLGIILDWIRKHNKKLFWIMILIIIGGFIASAPTTYGFQRYFNIF; encoded by the coding sequence ATGTTCCTAAACTACCCTTCAGAGGTAGTTTTTGATGAATATCATTATGGCAAATTCGCTTCTGCCTATTTGACGAGAGACCCCTCTTTCTCTGGGCATCCTCCATTGGGAGAAATGATGCTCGCTGGGGCTGGTTGGATTTTTAATATAGAACCAAACTGCACATTTGAAGAAGTGGGGCATCCTTGCTCTCCTTATATTTTTTTCGCATTAAGATTTTTACCAGCGCTATTCGGAGTATTGTCTCTAATGGTGTTTTACGCTTTTATAAAAATACTGACCAAATCAAAAGAAATCGCTCTGATCGGAGGATTTTTATTTGTTTGCGAAAATGCTATTCTCGTTCAGTCGCGGCTTATTCTTATTGATATTTTTCTCATATTCTTCGGCATCCTCGGCCTCTTTCTGCTTTTGAAAGCCATGGATGAAAAACGCATCAAAATAAAATGGCTTTTTATTATTTTATCAGGATTAAGTTTGGGTGCTTGCCTATCAGTCAAATGGACAGGACTCGGCATAATTGCTACAGCCATTCTTCTTGTAATGATGAAATTATCAGAATCAAAGGCTCGTTTGAGAGAATGGTCAAAAACTGGAATTGTTTTAGGAATTTGTGTTATATTCGTTTATTGTTTGTCATTTTGGGTCCAATTCCATATTACTCCGAACAATAATAAGGTGGATAATTTTTGGAATCAATATGGAGAAAGATTTTCTCCAATACAATTTAGAGGGGACGATTTTGAACAGCTTTCTTTCCCAGGGAAATTGGCAAGAATGAATTATATAATGTTTCAAAGCCAAGAAAGTGGTGATTTTTCACACCCAAGCAGTAGTCGTTTTTACGAATGGCCTTTTATGGAAACGACGATAACATACTGGCTCGAGCCAACAGCAACCACAACAGCAGACAAGCCCAATGTTGCTGCCATTGGATTGGTTGGAAACTATGTCATCTGGATACTATCAAGTATCGGAATGATAATGTTGGTATTCAGCTTATTGTCAAAAAAAATAAGAGATGAGTTTGCCATATCTCCATTTTTAATATTCTTTATTTTATTCGGATATCTGTTTAATTTATTGCCGTTCATCCTAATTTCTCGCTCAACTTTCCTTTATCACTATTTCCCCTCATATGTTCTCACAATTGTTAATTTGGGAATCATTTTGGATTGGATAAGAAAACACAATAAAAAATTGTTTTGGATAATGATTCTTATTATCATAGGTGGGTTTATCGCCTCAGCTCCCACCACTTACGGATTTCAACGATATTTCAATATATTTTAA
- a CDS encoding Hsp20/alpha crystallin family protein — protein sequence MFKKSKSEQPEKEEKQPQEQWLSQNNEGELAIDAYETDKEIVIQSTIAGISASDLDISAEEDMLIIKGSRQKPESDGIKNYFQQECYWGPFSKKIILPEKAKIASAKAEVKNGVLTLKIPKAQTISKKKITIKDK from the coding sequence ATGTTTAAAAAATCAAAATCAGAACAACCGGAAAAAGAAGAAAAACAACCACAGGAACAGTGGCTATCCCAAAACAACGAGGGCGAGTTGGCAATAGATGCTTATGAAACCGACAAGGAAATCGTCATCCAGTCAACAATTGCAGGCATCAGCGCCAGCGATTTGGACATCTCTGCTGAAGAGGATATGCTGATTATCAAGGGCTCCCGCCAGAAGCCAGAAAGCGATGGAATAAAAAATTACTTTCAGCAGGAGTGTTATTGGGGACCATTTTCCAAAAAAATCATCTTGCCTGAAAAAGCGAAAATCGCTTCAGCTAAGGCAGAGGTAAAAAATGGAGTACTCACTCTAAAAATCCCAAAAGCCCAAACAATTTCCAAGAAAAAAATCACTATAAAGGATAAATAA
- a CDS encoding PrsW family intramembrane metalloprotease, with product MFQYPIFIILGLVPSIIWLLFYLRKDKRPEPNEMVIKIFIYGMAITLPVALIEWGFVGVLKNFNLPSGVMLAIYFLLGVALVEEVAKYLIIKFRILRDPAFDEPIDAMIYMIIAGLGFAALENILVLFVLKQPELLEKTILTLSGRFIGATFLHALCSANIGFFLALSLIKKKRNTLLFITGLTASIILHGVYNLAITIEGWSKAVIIISMLFGLFLVVLYEFKKVNKLKIYGMRKPL from the coding sequence ATGTTTCAATACCCTATTTTCATAATTCTCGGGCTTGTGCCAAGTATTATCTGGTTGCTTTTTTATCTTAGAAAAGACAAGAGGCCTGAACCAAATGAAATGGTGATAAAGATATTTATTTACGGAATGGCAATTACTCTACCTGTTGCCTTGATAGAGTGGGGCTTTGTAGGCGTACTCAAAAACTTTAACCTTCCTTCCGGCGTAATGCTTGCCATTTATTTTCTTTTAGGCGTTGCTTTGGTTGAGGAAGTGGCAAAATATCTGATAATAAAATTTAGGATATTAAGAGACCCTGCGTTTGACGAACCAATAGACGCAATGATTTATATGATAATAGCTGGACTGGGATTTGCTGCTTTAGAAAACATCTTGGTCCTGTTTGTCCTAAAACAACCCGAGCTTTTGGAAAAAACAATTCTCACTCTAAGCGGAAGATTTATTGGCGCAACATTTCTGCATGCCCTTTGCTCGGCAAACATCGGATTCTTTTTAGCCCTATCTCTTATTAAAAAGAAAAGAAATACCTTGCTTTTTATTACAGGACTGACAGCTTCTATCATCTTGCATGGGGTGTATAATCTTGCTATAACGATAGAAGGATGGTCTAAGGCAGTGATTATAATATCAATGCTCTTCGGCTTATTCCTCGTTGTTTTATACGAATTCAAAAAGGTTAACAAATTAAAAATTTACGGTATGCGCAAACCGCTTTAA
- a CDS encoding tRNA (adenosine(37)-N6)-threonylcarbamoyltransferase complex transferase subunit TsaD: protein MKILAIETSCDDTCIALAEPSAKDFKLMSNLISSQKEIHKKWGGVYPSFARREHQKNLVPLLEQGLRATNMLKLKVKNEKLKITVKNLKLKNILEREKFLYDKTEKFLGKYQKPEIDYIAVTVGPGLDPCLWTGVNFAKALAYWWGVPIIPVNHIEGHLLANWLTPIGESAKRKTQNVKQKTENKIKLPAICLIVSGGHTQIILVKKIGQYKILGETRDDAAGEAFDKIARILGLGYPGGPVIAQQAKQSSMINDKLSIKLPRPMLNTKDYDFSFSGLKTSVLYDYIKRNSKIKKSKEYIRLIAKEAQQAIIDVLIKKTLKAARDYRVKTIMLGGGVAANKELRIQFEKKVQEYSPEANLIVSSGKYCTDNAAMIAMSAYLRIPNKKAINWNKIKAEPNLRIAD, encoded by the coding sequence ATGAAAATTTTAGCAATAGAAACATCCTGCGATGATACTTGTATTGCTTTGGCAGAACCATCTGCCAAAGATTTTAAATTAATGTCTAATCTTATCTCATCGCAAAAGGAGATTCATAAAAAATGGGGAGGAGTGTATCCATCTTTTGCGCGGAGGGAACACCAAAAAAATCTTGTCCCGCTTTTAGAACAAGGTTTAAGGGCAACAAATATGCTTAAGTTAAAAGTTAAAAATGAAAAGTTAAAAATTACAGTTAAAAATCTAAAATTAAAAAATATATTAGAAAGAGAAAAATTCCTTTACGATAAAACAGAGAAGTTTTTGGGAAAATATCAGAAGCCGGAGATTGATTATATCGCAGTGACTGTAGGCCCTGGCCTTGACCCCTGTCTTTGGACTGGGGTTAATTTCGCCAAAGCGCTCGCCTATTGGTGGGGAGTACCAATAATTCCAGTGAATCATATTGAGGGACACCTACTCGCCAATTGGCTAACGCCAATTGGCGAAAGCGCAAAGCGCAAAACGCAAAACGTAAAACAGAAAACAGAAAATAAAATTAAATTGCCTGCGATTTGTTTGATAGTAAGCGGTGGGCATACGCAGATTATCTTAGTAAAAAAAATTGGGCAATATAAGATATTGGGAGAGACAAGAGATGATGCTGCTGGCGAAGCATTTGATAAAATAGCAAGAATCCTTGGTCTTGGCTACCCTGGCGGACCAGTCATTGCCCAACAAGCCAAGCAATCATCAATGATCAATGATAAATTATCAATAAAACTGCCGAGGCCAATGCTCAATACCAAGGATTATGATTTTAGTTTTTCTGGACTTAAAACATCAGTATTGTATGATTATATAAAAAGAAACAGTAAAATAAAAAAATCAAAAGAATATATCCGCCTGATTGCAAAAGAAGCCCAACAAGCAATTATCGATGTGTTAATCAAGAAAACCCTTAAAGCAGCGAGGGATTATAGAGTAAAAACAATTATGCTCGGCGGAGGCGTGGCAGCGAATAAAGAATTAAGAATACAATTTGAAAAAAAAGTTCAAGAATACAGTCCAGAAGCTAACCTAATTGTTTCAAGTGGCAAATACTGCACAGATAACGCGGCGATGATAGCAATGTCTGCGTATCTGCGAATCCCAAATAAAAAAGCGATAAATTGGAATAAAATCAAAGCAGAACCAAATCTCCGCATCGCTGATTAA
- a CDS encoding glycosyltransferase family 2 protein encodes MPDKYYLRIAFASDLKKTSERLLYRFLEMLPGIITWTTLLGAILLSYLKPILISIFIIIFVIYWLSKTIYFSFHLRVSYQKMKQNIEIDWLGKLNKLGTPSNGLPIHHWNEIYHLIVLPMYKEPYEVVRESIKSLLRTDYPKDKMIVILAQEERAGNDFNNELSKKIGQEFKNSFYQFFITVHPKDLPGEIAAKSSNETWAAKKAKELISVLNIPFEKVIFSSFDIDTVVSADYFGCLTHHYLTTPKPLRTSFQPIPLFLNNVWQAPGISRVFSFSSSFWHLINQQRPEKLITFSSHSMPFKALVDVGFKQTDVVSDDSRIFWQCLLFYDGDYRAEPLNCSISMDANAAETLRRTIVHMYKQQRRWAYGAGEIPYFIFGFLKNKKISLKRKIALAFEAIEGHWNWACAPILIFALGWLPIYLGGSEFTQTIFSYNLPKILGRILTISMLGLIMSMYYTFYLLPPKPNTKKQKLNILWACVQWILVPFTMIFFTAFPAIDAQTRLLLGKYMGFWPTPKHRKVQSVKQKA; translated from the coding sequence ATGCCTGATAAATATTATCTAAGAATTGCTTTTGCGTCTGATTTGAAAAAAACAAGCGAGCGGTTATTATACCGCTTTTTAGAAATGCTGCCTGGCATAATAACATGGACAACCCTTCTCGGCGCAATTCTGTTGTCTTATCTTAAGCCCATATTGATATCCATTTTTATTATCATTTTTGTAATATATTGGCTTTCCAAGACAATATATTTTTCGTTTCACCTAAGAGTAAGTTATCAAAAAATGAAGCAAAACATAGAAATTGACTGGTTAGGCAAGTTGAACAAGCTTGGTACACCCTCCAACGGACTGCCGATTCATCACTGGAATGAAATATACCATTTAATAGTTCTGCCAATGTATAAGGAGCCGTATGAAGTTGTAAGAGAATCCATAAAATCGCTTTTAAGAACTGATTATCCCAAAGACAAAATGATTGTTATTTTAGCCCAAGAAGAGAGGGCTGGAAATGATTTCAATAATGAATTGTCCAAGAAGATAGGTCAGGAATTTAAAAATAGTTTTTATCAATTTTTTATTACTGTCCACCCAAAGGACTTACCCGGGGAAATAGCAGCAAAGTCCTCAAATGAAACATGGGCAGCCAAGAAGGCAAAGGAGCTAATATCTGTGCTCAATATTCCTTTTGAAAAAGTCATTTTTTCATCTTTTGACATAGACACAGTTGTTTCTGCCGATTACTTCGGCTGTCTTACTCATCACTATTTAACTACCCCAAAGCCATTGCGAACCAGTTTTCAACCAATCCCTTTGTTTTTAAACAATGTCTGGCAAGCCCCTGGAATATCAAGGGTATTTTCTTTTTCTTCAAGCTTTTGGCATTTGATTAATCAGCAAAGACCGGAAAAATTAATAACTTTTTCATCGCACTCAATGCCGTTCAAGGCATTAGTTGATGTTGGTTTTAAGCAAACAGATGTTGTTTCAGATGATTCCCGGATTTTTTGGCAATGCCTTTTATTTTATGATGGCGATTATCGCGCAGAGCCGTTGAATTGTTCCATATCCATGGATGCCAATGCAGCAGAAACGCTTCGCAGAACTATTGTTCATATGTATAAACAACAAAGAAGGTGGGCTTATGGCGCAGGAGAAATTCCTTATTTTATTTTCGGATTTTTAAAGAATAAAAAAATATCTCTCAAAAGAAAGATTGCCTTAGCATTTGAAGCTATAGAGGGGCACTGGAATTGGGCTTGCGCCCCCATCCTTATTTTCGCCTTGGGCTGGCTTCCGATTTATCTTGGTGGCTCGGAATTTACCCAAACGATTTTTTCATACAATCTGCCAAAAATACTCGGCAGAATTCTTACAATTTCTATGCTTGGCTTGATTATGTCTATGTATTACACTTTTTATCTTTTGCCCCCAAAACCAAACACCAAGAAACAGAAATTAAATATTTTGTGGGCCTGTGTGCAATGGATATTGGTGCCCTTTACAATGATATTTTTTACTGCTTTTCCAGCCATAGACGCGCAGACAAGATTGCTTTTGGGGAAATATATGGGATTCTGGCCAACCCCGAAGCACAGGAAAGTGCAAAGCGTAAAACAAAAAGCGTAA
- the recG gene encoding ATP-dependent DNA helicase RecG: MQLSTPVGELQKIGPVYIKKLEKMGVRTVRDLLFYFPHRYEDFSNLKKISQLKINETACIKGEVLKIENQTTFRKRFSLTKAVIKDSSGTMQATWFNQPYLIQSIKSGDIVCLAGKISIGKEGAYFSNPVYEKIWSEANGKQNEFTHTGRIIPVYPEIRGVSSRWLRFIIRPLLKEFSEKVPETLPENIIKENNLLAIKKAISEIHFPSSAKMAEKAKHRFAFEELFLLELFVLGKKEEISRLKTVPMPIKVEIIQRFVKSLPFKLTDSQKKIAWRILKDMEKNRPMTRLLQGDVGSGKTVVATMASLNVIKSGNQVAFMAPTEILSKQHFETIGALLQDCKINIGLLTSKTDKFISKKLKRQAVEISRKKLLEDTLKGDIDILIGTHSLIQDKVKFLKLGLVILDEQHRFGVEQRAKLHRAGKTIIPHLLSMTATPIPRTLALTVYGDLDLSLIDQMPKGQRKVKTLLVPQKDRKKIYKLIEEEMGRGRQAFVICPRIEEKELEEGKEDKSGWSEVKAVKEEYQRLSKEVFPQFKIAMLHGKMPNTDKNKIMKDFRRQKIDILVSTSVIEVGIDIPNATVMVIEGAERFGLSQLHQFRGRIGRQGDQAYCLLFCNTRSKNAYARLKALATIDNGLKLAEKDLKIRGPGQFLGTKQWGLPDIAMNALDDFSLVEKARETAQDILTRDPELKNLPFLRQRLVFFRRNIHLE; the protein is encoded by the coding sequence ATGCAATTATCCACTCCAGTAGGAGAGCTTCAGAAAATCGGACCTGTGTATATAAAAAAACTTGAAAAAATGGGGGTTAGGACTGTTCGTGACCTTCTTTTTTATTTCCCCCACCGCTACGAGGATTTTTCCAATCTCAAAAAAATATCCCAACTGAAAATAAACGAGACCGCCTGTATCAAGGGCGAGGTTTTAAAGATTGAAAACCAAACCACATTCAGAAAAAGATTTTCCCTTACAAAAGCAGTGATAAAGGATTCAAGCGGAACAATGCAAGCGACTTGGTTTAATCAACCATATTTAATTCAATCTATTAAGTCCGGAGATATTGTTTGTCTGGCAGGAAAAATCTCTATTGGCAAAGAAGGCGCTTATTTCTCCAATCCTGTTTACGAAAAAATATGGTCTGAAGCAAATGGCAAACAAAATGAATTCACTCATACTGGTAGGATAATCCCTGTTTATCCTGAAATCAGGGGCGTTTCTTCAAGGTGGTTAAGATTCATCATCAGGCCATTGCTAAAAGAGTTTTCCGAAAAAGTTCCAGAAACTTTGCCAGAGAATATTATAAAAGAAAACAATCTTTTAGCCATTAAAAAAGCTATCTCTGAAATACATTTCCCAAGCTCTGCTAAAATGGCGGAAAAAGCAAAGCACAGATTTGCTTTTGAAGAATTATTTTTACTGGAATTATTTGTATTAGGCAAGAAAGAGGAAATCTCCCGGCTCAAGACCGTTCCTATGCCTATTAAGGTAGAGATTATTCAGCGATTCGTAAAATCTCTTCCATTTAAGCTCACTGATTCACAGAAAAAAATTGCTTGGAGAATATTAAAAGATATGGAAAAGAACAGACCAATGACCCGCCTACTCCAAGGAGATGTCGGCTCTGGTAAAACAGTTGTAGCTACAATGGCAAGTTTAAATGTGATAAAGTCCGGGAATCAAGTTGCTTTTATGGCGCCCACAGAGATTCTTTCAAAACAACATTTTGAAACCATTGGCGCGTTGCTGCAAGATTGTAAAATAAATATCGGTTTGCTCACTTCAAAAACAGACAAATTTATTTCCAAAAAACTTAAACGCCAGGCAGTGGAAATTTCCAGAAAAAAACTTTTAGAGGATACATTAAAAGGAGATATAGATATTTTAATCGGCACCCATTCTTTAATTCAAGATAAGGTAAAATTTCTAAAATTAGGACTTGTGATTTTAGACGAACAACACCGATTCGGCGTGGAACAGCGTGCCAAGCTCCATCGCGCTGGGAAAACAATTATTCCACATCTTTTATCAATGACCGCCACTCCTATCCCCCGAACTTTGGCTCTGACAGTTTACGGTGATTTGGATTTATCTCTGATTGACCAAATGCCAAAAGGGCAAAGGAAAGTAAAAACCCTTTTAGTCCCCCAAAAAGATAGGAAAAAAATCTACAAATTAATTGAAGAAGAGATGGGCAGGGGCAGACAGGCGTTCGTGATTTGTCCTCGGATTGAGGAAAAAGAATTAGAAGAAGGAAAAGAAGATAAGTCGGGCTGGTCAGAAGTGAAAGCAGTCAAGGAAGAATATCAACGGCTATCTAAAGAAGTGTTCCCTCAATTTAAAATCGCAATGCTCCACGGCAAAATGCCGAACACAGATAAGAATAAAATAATGAAGGATTTCAGGAGGCAGAAAATAGATATTCTGGTTTCCACTTCTGTTATAGAGGTGGGAATAGATATCCCCAACGCAACAGTGATGGTTATTGAAGGAGCGGAAAGATTCGGCTTGTCGCAACTACATCAATTCAGAGGCAGGATAGGCAGACAAGGCGACCAAGCATATTGCCTGTTATTCTGTAATACCCGGTCTAAAAATGCCTATGCCCGACTCAAAGCGTTGGCAACCATAGACAATGGGCTTAAGTTGGCGGAAAAAGATTTGAAAATAAGGGGGCCTGGACAATTCCTTGGAACAAAACAATGGGGTCTGCCTGATATTGCGATGAATGCTTTGGATGATTTCTCTTTGGTAGAAAAAGCCAGGGAAACAGCGCAGGATATATTAACGCGCGACCCAGAACTAAAAAATCTCCCCTTCTTAAGACAGAGATTGGTTTTTTTCCGCAGAAATATTCACCTGGAATAA
- a CDS encoding NYN domain-containing protein encodes MDLQEFKNKVICEELEIPEDYGKIFSFVDFSNVNRWFENDNQDWNNKLLTNSEKLSIDLEKLKSFTDIFSEKVRIYYGEDSKNQGSLKFTYVIRKIFGKRNVVIKDLQRIKHYIELEGADNIKHIFRDKDGRYYAEIRKCNFDVEISVDAIKMLRHYDTFCILSSDADFTYLNNFLRKEGKKVIIIKGGFITAKLRESADLVINAQKIKKYIARIIKDKDLTESGLCG; translated from the coding sequence ATGGATTTACAGGAATTTAAAAATAAAGTCATATGTGAAGAGTTAGAAATTCCTGAAGATTATGGAAAGATTTTTTCTTTTGTAGATTTTTCTAATGTAAATAGATGGTTTGAAAATGATAATCAAGATTGGAATAATAAATTGCTTACTAACAGCGAGAAGCTTTCTATAGATCTTGAAAAGTTAAAATCATTTACAGATATTTTTAGCGAAAAGGTAAGGATATATTACGGAGAAGATTCTAAAAATCAAGGGTCGCTAAAATTTACTTATGTAATCAGAAAAATATTCGGAAAACGAAATGTAGTAATAAAAGATTTACAGAGAATAAAGCATTATATTGAATTAGAGGGGGCAGATAACATTAAGCATATTTTTAGAGATAAGGATGGGAGATATTATGCGGAAATTAGAAAATGTAATTTTGATGTAGAAATTTCTGTTGATGCTATTAAAATGCTTCGGCACTATGATACTTTTTGCATTCTTTCGAGCGATGCGGACTTTACATATTTAAACAACTTTTTAAGAAAAGAAGGAAAGAAAGTTATTATAATAAAAGGTGGATTTATTACTGCTAAGCTAAGGGAATCGGCTGACTTAGTTATCAATGCTCAAAAGATAAAAAAATATATAGCTCGAATAATAAAAGACAAAGACCTGACTGAGTCAGGTCTTTGTGGATAG